Genomic DNA from Prunus persica cultivar Lovell chromosome G1, Prunus_persica_NCBIv2, whole genome shotgun sequence:
TGCCGCATGATTGTCTAGTCTACTGGGAGTGTTGATATTTGGAAGTACTTATCTCTCTTTTGACTTTTACATCCTGACAATGAGTTTTTccatctctctcctttttcctGTAGATGAGGAAGATAGTCTTCTTCGAGGCATCAACGGCTATCGGGCTTCCACCTTGAACTTGACAATCCTTACAAAGAACGCCAATGCAGAGTGCCTTGCCGATGAGATAGCTGAGCAATTAAAAAATCAACCCTGCACAAACACCACAGGCGCCAACACTGTACCAGGCACTGAACCTCAGTTTTCTGACTATCCGAAACTTTTAGCCAAATGCCATTTGAATGTCTCTAACACAAGAGATGGGGTCATAATGCCTGCTTGCGTTCCCAGCCTGGTTCCTAGTCTGGTCCTTACCAACTTCACTGAGTCTCAGTACTCTGAGAGTCTTAATGACACCAAGTTTACAGGAATTGGAATTGGCTCTGAAGATAATTggattgttgttgttttgacCACCAACACACCAGATGGAAGCTTTACGAATGCACAAGGGTcacaagatgaagaagaatctgCGAGTTCAGTTCCGAAGATTAGTTTGGTTCCCTACTTGCTATGTTTGCTGATGGGTTTTATCTTCCATTTGTAAACCAAGAGGATCACCATACACTTTATTTGCTCAGGCAATTTCTGTCTTTGTTGAGAGACCTCAGTCGAAGGATGCTATAAAACAAGTTCTCTGTTTTTCCCACATAGGAGAGACATGAATATCCAATCAgagctgcttttttttttctttttcttttttcggtgGAAATAATTTCATTCTTGCATAACTTGATGTGTCTTGTTGTAACTGATAGTAGATTGTTGAACAGATATATCACCATTGTTTTTGAGCTTTCAACTTCAGAAGTTTTGTGATATGAGTGGGAAAAGAACACGTCAACTGTTTCGTTCTCTGTACTGTACTGAtcagtaattaaataaagatttgCATTACGTTATTCTATATATCAAGTCTCAACCTTACGGTTAGgatgaaaattttcacaaCATGACATGGTACTACGATTCCACCAGCATGAAGTTACTTATAAATCCAAAGAAACTTATTTCcaagaataaaattacaaacttaataaaatattaattttaccCAACTTAATCATTAGAAGGAACATATGCAAGGTGCTTCCTTCCTATCTCTTCCTCAATAGAGTATCCCCTCGTTTTTCCTGGAACCTGTAGTGCATTTGAAAATACCCCCATTGACTAAttaccaaaaatgaaaaaactgtTCCGTTGATCAATTTCAGGACTGGCCCTGAGACTTCGGAGTTTTATAAAGTTTTACTCATAGAGGGCAAAGCCCAAACAAATACACAAACAAGCCGAAAGGCTAGAACAAAGAGCAAAGAACAAAACCACAGGCCTAAAAGAAGCATTTGATATTAATCTGAATGTCCTTGGGTCTATGTCCTACAGCTCATGTCATGGCATGTTCAAAGATTCATAAATGGGAATCACAATCCCTATCATTTATTGACTGAAAGTAATAATTCCAATTAAAGGTTCATAACATGCTGCTAGTAGTAGATACACAAAATTCTGCTTCAAGATTAATAAAGGAACCATGTCAATCTTACCATTTTTCTGACAACCGAAGTGAACAGGATGacgaacaaaaacaaaatatacacgaaagaaaaaaaaaaaaaaaaaaaaaaaaaaacctcgtCTCTAATCCATATGTTCCTTGTTCATTTGAAACTAAACTTTTCCAGCATCCACCAGCATTATTGCGTCTGATATGTAAAACTCCAATTTTCCCTTTCATCGCTAATTCAAGCACTCTTTAATCTGCTCTtgttgaggaaaaaaaacctCCTCAGAGCAAGCAATAGGACCCAGGTGGTCTTTGTGATCTTTTCCTTTATCATCAAAAGCAATGCCGAGCTTAGCACAGTTTTTAGTATCTGGGCCTGTAATCCCTTGAAGAAACCCAATAGACCCTCTTTTTTCCAAATGGCAAAAAATGCACCTGAAATTgtctttttggattttttcgaTCCGTTTTGAGCTTCCTTGTtaccttcttcatcttcttctgctGCTTGAATCATGACCTTGCACCTGTGGCAGTTCATAACCCAATTTTACCACCAAAAACCAGATATGAATACACGTgctaaatttaaaaacatgtttttgctattttttcgtgaaagaataataataaattatgtgTGCTGAACAGAGAAGATTGATAGAATTGACTATCCACCTGATGGCTGGGTAAGTCAAGCAGGATGCAATACACTTTGAGACAGCACCCAATACAAAAGCAGAGAAGGCAGAAAGAGCTTCTGGAGATGACTCTGTACCTGTTCTTTTGCTCAGCTGCCCCCTCAACAGTCTTTGTTTCAGCTGATCAAATACAGTGTACTGTACAATAGAGCAGCTCAAGATTCAACTTAAgttgtctttttcttgcaAACTAAATATTTGAACTTTTCAGATGCAACATGTGCATAGAGAGGAAAATGGGGCTGCTAAACATCTTGCTAATGTGGGCCATGATTTGGCTTTAGGTTTGCATGTTTTCTATCTATTCCTGCCTCTCTTTTTAACGTTTTGGCAGATGATAGATTAGGCTTAGCTCAAGTCAGGGATGTTCCTTTgttactttctttttgtttgtttgggcTTCAGCTTACCCCTtcaccaaataaaataaaatattttgcatacatttgaaaaattaatatagAAAATCTCAGTAAAGAGCCATGCGTAGCATTTTTAGCATCTACAGTTATATTGTTGATAATGCAACCCAAAGTCTACttaaaaaaactatataataaaaaataaaaataataaaaaacagatCATCCTAAAATAACCTCAACAATTTTAAatccaaacaaaaccaagtaGATGATACATGTGAGCCATAAACATAGTAGCCTGTATACGGTATATGGTACACTAGAGTACACACTCAAGTACCTGGATAGATGGGTTAGATGTCAAAAGAAGAGATATACCAAGACCGTCAAATGCCTCAGTCCAAGTTCCCTCTGAAAGAGTCTTCCAGAGTCCTTTGGATTTCCCAAACTCACTTGTCTGCATCTTTGAGGATGCTGTATCCAAGGGCTGCAAGTAAAATTCAGAAACTCGATTATCTTATAGTAAGGACTAAAATTAGTAACTGAAAACCATAAGAGATAATGAAGAAGATATAGATGGGATATGTGGGCTTTagtataaatttatttttgatagCATACGGTTTGGAAAAGGTCTATTGATTCTACATGGCTCTTGACTAACAAGCATTCCTTTACTAAGGGAAAACATTGTTTTTGTATCACTCACCTGTGTCACTATCACTGTGCAAGCCCCGGCAGCGGCTGCAATTATCAAGTTTGCTTTAGTTCCCATGGTTTTATTTCCACTTTTCTCCAAGTATAACCTCTTAAAAAAACTGTATCCATAGAAGTACATGAACTGTGAAATAAAGGACTGGAAGTTCTTTGTCCCAAGGCCCTGGTATAAAGAAAGCACCTGACGGGTAGAAATTGCTTCCCATAAAACATCAGAAATGTTCCTGCAAATGCcagagaaattcaaattttttaaaagtaatttCTCAGGTGAATGTTGCCTTATGAATCATTGGAAATAGCAGTTGTCACAATttcttttgacatattttgtTGCTGTAAAACAAGAGCTGACTTTCAACAAAGAATATTCTGAAGCATTGGAAAAACTACCAATGGTGAATCAAGTTTCCTTCTATACTAAGAGATATACAAGAATACTGTCAGGTGTTAACTTATATACCAAATAACACTACGCTAAATAACAGAAGAAACGAGAAAGAACTTCTTCGGTGATGAGCTGGATCAAACAAGTTTAATCACAACTAGCTAGCTTTAGTTCATGGAATTTTATCTCATTTATCTTATTGAGGGCTTACCTGGATCATAATGAAAGAGACTAAAAGATAACATTTTGGAGGAATAGAAGAACACTGTTTAAGCATAATAAATAAGCAATTGTATAGGCTCATAGGAGATCTTATGTGAATAATCTTTTGGGACATTGGACATACGGAGAgcaataaatgaaaattcgAGTTTGGTTTTCATCTTAATTTAGCATTATATAACACTTTTGACTTAATTTGTAGATGCTTAGGGGTTGCTGACAACTCTACAAAACACCTACATCTATGCTCTAAGAGTCTAATTATAGTAAATGACTAAGCGAAAAGCTTAGAACTTTGAACATGCCGGCCAATAAGGTAAATTGCAATTACATTCCCATTAGAATTTGCAATATGGGCAACACTAAGCTCAAGTGATAGAAACAATTATACCCAAATTACCATAAATgaaaacccagaaaagaactagagtgaaaaaaaaaaacaaaacaaaaacaaaatgggaagaaaaagaagattattTATCAAACACAATTATGTGGAACGCAGAGGCTGAAAAATCAACCTGTACTTCTGCTGATGGTGAGCTCGGACTTCAGCTTGATACTTGGTCTTGCAGGTATCAAGTGGGTACAAGATGGTGGTGCTAACCAAAGCTCCAATGGCCCCTGATGTTGCCTCTGCTACAGATTCAAGATCAAAGCCCAtcttctatctctctcttaAGTTGGCCTTtcaaaaaaacagagagaatttggttttgagggaatgaagaagagaagaaggctATGATTTGTGAGTGAAAAAGGCTGAGGTAATGCAATTCATGAGGAGCTGGGTAGGTCCATAATATGGTATGGTGTGCTTTCAGTTAGTAAGCAACTGAAAGTGAcgcagagagggagagagagaccaaTCGGGACGGGTTGCTCGTAGTTTGTGTATCTTCTTGGGAATCGGAAACGTGAACACTCTTCTTTCTCATTGTCTCTTTGCTTTTAGGACCCGTTTTACAAACGGGTGGATGGATGCCCGAAAAGCCTATTTGGGTTACAAGATGTTCATGAACTTCCCTTATTTACCTTAGGAAGATGttaattctttttccttttcttttgtcagaTTGGAAGATGTTATTCACACTTCCAAAATGTCATATAGTCAAAACAATTCTCTTTAGAACCTACTTGTTATAGGTGGCTCCCAAAATGCACATTACTTTTGGTTTAATAgtagtttttatattttgttgaaaGATGTtctgaattcaaatttcataaacGAGATAAAGAAACGAAATAGACGACAAAGAAGTACATAATGATATTCAAAAAGCGCTTGTAACGTCTTAATACCTTTTATCTGATTATACCTTTATTTGAACAACATATTAATTTTGGTAAGTGAAAGGTATTACTCAAAACACAAAGCTATAAAGTTTCATGCTCGTTCTTCTATCACAAGGCTATCTGTGCTGGTTTTTAGTTTGATATGTCAGCTTTCAAAAATTAGGGCcgcccaaaaataaaataggacaAAGAGGGCCCAATATGTTAACAATCCCTTTTTGTTGGGTGAAAATGAAATAGTCTTCTTTAAAGTTAGGGCCAATTATAgatcccaaaacaaaaactcacaaCGTCATCGTttggtttttctatttttataattttttgaattacaGATCCCCCTAGCCTTTTCCCTccattcaaatttttcactctCCTGCTTCCCCACACAGAGTGACAGGCAACCCTCAACGGCCCTAAATCAATAGTAGAAGAATCGAATGAACCTCAAGAAACCCTAACATCTCTGGTCGTACAGCTCCACCACCGAGCCCCAAAGATGCAAGACTTCGTTGACTTGTTACGCGAGTCCCTGGTGCGGACCCAGCGCCGGGAGGACGGAGGAGGCGGACGAGGCGGAGGAGGGTTCGGTGACCTGGTAGGGAAGATCGGCTCCAGCATCCGAAAATCACGAATCGGGTTGTTCTCCAAGTCTCCGGTTCGTGCTCTTCCTCCGGCTGCTTCGAAAGATGACGCGCAGCCGATTCGGTGGCGCAAGGGCGAGTTGATTGGGTCCGGTGCGTTCGGTCGGGTCTATATGGGGATGAATCTTGACTCCGGAGAGCTTATAGCCGTGAAACAGGTCTGCCTATTACTTAATTTCGGGATTGGATTTggtgttttgatatttttggtaCTGATTTTGTGCTTGTTACAGGTGTTGATTGCGGCAAATAGTGCTTCAAAGGAGAAGACACAGGCATGATTCTGATTTTGcataaatttcatttctttttgtagaagttttaattttggattaTAGTATTTGTTATTCTTGTTGGATATTGCATAGTATGCATTTGGAATCACAAAAATTTGATAATTCATTGAATGAAATAGGCATTTTGATGATAGAGCTTGTATTCTTCTTGGTGTACCTGCAATTAATATATGCCCTCATTTGTGGATACTATGAAAATGTTAGTAAAATGAAGGATGTAAGTTTAGTTGTGAAATAATGTTAcaaattttcagtttgaaacTAAGTGATTgcagttttgtttttctaatgtGATGAAATCAGGCTCATATTCGAGAGTTGGAGGAGGAAGTGAAGCTTCTTAAGAATCTTTCACATCCAAACATTGTTGTGAGTATGATTTTCTGCTTTCTTTTATGGAAGTGATGGTGATTATTTACTGTCTTACTGTTCCGATGTTGTTGTTCTCTTAGAGATATCTGGGGACTGCTAGAGAGGATGATTCATTGAATATTCTGTTGGAATTCGTGCCTGGTGGATCCATATCTTCTCTCTTGGGGAAATTTGGATCATTTCCCGAGTCTGTAAGTAATTGTAACTTCTAAACAATTGACCTCTGGCGTTTGGGATGTCAATTTTACATCTAGAAAATGTTTCCTGTATAGGTTATCAGAATGTACACAAAGCAGCTGTTATTGGGTCTTGAATATCTTCACAAGAATGGAATTATGCATAGGGACATCAAGGTACCTCCCCATTCCCACTATTTAATGTTAATTTAGAGTATAAActgacctctctctctctctctctctctctctctctctctctcacttatTTATGGGCGTGCTTCATAGGGTGCAAACATCCTTGTTGATAATAAGGGGTGCATTAAGCTTGCAGACTTTGGTGCATCGAAGAAAGTTGTTGAACTGGTAATGACATTTCTATTATGTGCTATTGATAATTGAATTGATTAGTTTTTTCATGCACATCACTAGTTCTTTTAATTGTTAATACAGGCTACCATAAATGGTGCGAAGTCAATGAAGGGTACGCCATACTGGATGGCTCCCGAAGTTATTCTCCAGACTGGCCATAGCTTGTAAGGACGATTACTCACTCTTATGCTGAGGATGTTCACATTATTCCCAGTTCCCAGTTATACCTTGATACATGTTTAtcagaagttttttttattatctattttttaattttttaataatttaaatttgaagtaGCTCTATTAAATTTAAGAGAGTTGACTATTTTGTATAGTTTGATTGGTTTTAGATGTATATATTGACTAGATAAGGTATACTGGTGCTAAGTTTTTGTATTAAGTCCATTTACACGAGAAGACTACAATATTTAGCACATTTCTCATCCTAATCTCTTATTAGAAGCATGTATCAGATGTTCTTCTGCATTGAATGATGTGATTCCTCTTTCTTAGTGAAGGGAAACTGTTTGAACCCATCTACTCTTTATTTCTGATGCTTGGACCTTATTAGTTTTGAATATGGTTTTTAGCTCTGCTGACATATGGAGTGTTGGATGTACTGTGATTGAGATGGCTACAGGGAAGCCTCCATGGAGCCAACAGTATCAGGAGGTAGCACTTCAAGCTGTTTTTCCCAACTACTAGTTTGATTATTCTGTTTAACATgactaatatttttaatttaatgtgGTTTCCCCCAAGAGGTTGCAGACTAAGATAAGGGTTTTCCTTTTCAGGTTGCTGCTCTCTTCCATATTGGAACAACAAAATCTCATCCACCCATCCCCGAACATCTCTCCGCTGAGGCAAAGGACTTTCTGTTAAAATGTCTAGAGAAGTAAGACTATGATTTCTACTTTTCCCTACTTTCTAACAAATGTCAGTAAGTTATACTTTTTTCCTCAACTCTTACCCCCAATAATGTGGTGGCAGGGAACCTAATTTAAGGTGTGCTGCGTCAGAGTTAGTGCAGGTAATTTTGAATGGCAGATTATGTTGCTTGCATATTGTTCATAGTGTAACCAGGAATGAATCGTACATGCATGCGATTGCATCATAGGTTTTAATTCTAGATATTTGACTTGGTAGTTCATTTTCTAAGggcaggaaaagaaaaacaataaaatcgTGTTTGTCAAAAAGCACGCGCATCTGTGATggtctattttcttttatttatttattcatggGAAATTTCTGTTGGTCATGTGCAGCATCCATTTGTCACTGGGGATTATCAGGAACCTCGTCCAGTAATTCGCACTTCATTTATGGTCAGTataattgattttaattttattgtctCAACTGTTCTATCTGTTTGATCATTATCATTTTCAATAGTCAGTAACgaccaaaccaaaaaatagtTAACGGATGAGTTTTATCAGGAAGCTGGAAATGAGACGGCAACACCTGGGACAGATCTTAAGAACTTGTAAGTCTTATCAATTTATGCTTTTGGAATTATTACTGGTTGACACTCTTGCCTCTTCAAACTATATCAACACTTCAGCATGAACCCTTCGATCAGAAGGTCTACCTGTGCAGGCTTGAAGGATATTTGTGATATGGGTACTGTAAGGTGCTCAACTGTATATCCAGGGAGTTTTTCAGGGGGGCGCTCCCGTTGGGGAGCAACCAATAATGATGATGACGACATGTGTCAGATTGATGATAAGGATGACATTATGCTTGGTTCATTTGCAAAATTCAAATCTGTGGTTGGACCTGACGATTTAAACAAGGTattgaactttttttcttttccttctagATCATTCAGAATGTAATTAGCTTGAATTGTGATGAATGTTTTGCTTATTTGAAATAGAGTTTCAATCCCATGTGTGAACCAACTGACGACTGGCCACGCAAGTTTGATGAAAGTCTGGAATTGGAGAGAAGTGGAATTAACTTCTCCCCTTGTCAAACGATACACGAGGCTTATGGAACCACTGGAGCATCTGATAAGGTGGAGAGTGAATTCACATTTCCTTGTGGGCCATCAGCTGAGGATGATGAGGAAGTTACAGAGTCAAAAATAAGAGCCTTCCTGGATGAAAAGGTACTTTTTTGTGCACACCAAAATTTTTGCCGTATAAATTAATAGTGAAATCCTTTAGCAATGCCAATGTTTTCTCAGAGTTTGTCTAATAAAGTTTAACGCTTTAAACTTGCTCCATGAAACTACATCAGGCATTAGATCTGAAGAAGCTGCAAACACCTCTATATGAAGAGTTCTTTAGCTCAATGAATGGAGTTGGTCCTCCAGGTGCAATTGGAAATGCAGATTGTGTTCGTGTTTCAAATAATCTGAATTTACCTCCTAAAAGTAAGTCACCCAGTCGCGCACCTAGTAGAAGATTCTCTACAGCAGTTGATGCTGCAGTCCCtgggaaaaatataaaaaatgtatCAAATACCAGTGGTGTGCACAGTCGAATCTTACATGAAATTCAGCCACCTCAGCATAGTGAATGGAAACAGCTTCCTGATGATCAGAAAGAATCATTTAGTCTAAGGTTTGTCTTTGGTGTTTGATGCTTTCAATAGCTTATGTCCTGCACTCTTCTGTGTAACTTGATGGAGATCGTTTTAATTTCAGCGCAAGCTTTTCTGAGAGGCAAAGGAAGTGGAAAGAGGAGCTTGATCAAGAGCTGGAGAGGAAGCGAGGCAAGTtttattgtataatttttcattctGGCAGGATTAAGACCTTGTCTTTGTAAACTTTGGTTTGAAAAGTACACGATTTTTAGTATATATGATCTAATGGAACCTACATGATGCAGAGATGATGCGGCAGGCTGGTTTGGGAACGAATTCACCATCCCCAAACAATCGAATTCTAAGTCGACAAAGAGAGCGGCTACAGGCGGTTTTCCCTGGAAAATGAAGTTTTTGTATGTACCTCACTTGTATCTATTTTACCGTGGTATAGAAATAAGTTATGTTCTTTCCGTTGGGAGCCTCCGGTATGCACCTGGTGAGGATGCGGTCCATTAATACATGTGCCGCCGTTGCCATAGCAGGCTGTGCAACCTGTTGCCTGCTGCATCATGTCTCGCAGCTCAGCCAGAAAATGTCACATTACCAGTGATGatatatgtattattttaatatattgtgGCCTATATGTATCTTATTGCGGGATATGAGACATGAAGTACTTGAGTTTGTGTGAATTATATACTTTGAAATATATAGTAATGTGCTGCAGATAACGGTTCTAGCacacattctctctctctctctctctctctctctctctctctctctctctctctctctcttacattcctttattttgtttggaaCAGAACTACCATTTTAGGGGAAGTAGGTGTCTGTTTATACATTAGAACTTCATATATAtgcttaagaaaataaaaattagctTCTTGGATCAATTCGTGAAATGAGTGGTGTATAGGAATTTAGTAGATGTTTAGTTACACCTTACAGTTTTAGCTCATGGCTGTTTACTGTGAAAAGGGGAGAGGAAAGGGGAAAAATGAATTTCAGAGATATCGGGGCTGCGAGCGATCAGCTTGTTTAGTAAACAAACTGAGCCCAAGCCTCGGATTGGGTTGTGCTTGAGGCCTAACAGCAGAAGTTTGTATGGCTTTGGTTCATGAGCCTTGAGCTATAAAGTTGACTTTTCTATATTTTGATTATAAAAGAAAGGGCTTCTTGGATATGGGTCATTTTCATTTACATATAATGGATGCAGGACACTAATGGGACTCTCTTCAATTGCAGTCCTCCCAATCAATTGTATGGCCAGGTAAGCAAACCTTGTAGCCACCATATTCGAgacatttttattattataaacatATGTGTTTTACCTGACATTGAGGTGCATCCAATATGTGCTTTACCTAGTACTGAGGTGCATCAAATATGTACTATACCTATTAGATAGGTATATCAAGTTCAATGGTTAGTAGGGTACTGTACCTGGAGCATAGGAATTTGCACAAATCAAGCACAAGAAAAAAGTGAAGGTCCGACATTTACATTCAAAATGTAATTATTCCTTTAATTACATCATCAAATCTAATTATTAATTACCTATAAATTCTCATCTTACCCATTTTAGATAGTAGGGATATAATaggaacaaaaaatttaaatacaaattatttaaatacaaaagatTGAGTCAGCATGTCACAAATGGAATGTAATCTACATGACAAACTAGTCAAAGAACTTGTATCAACAAACAATAATTCGAGGACTAGATCCAACTATTAGTTGAATTTTTGGACCTCtatcaacttttttattataaataaaataaaataaaataaaaaaaccatccCAGCAGACCTCCATGTCCAGGCATTTGATATGGACCTATCAAATTCTTACGCTTATTCTTTGGGTCCATGCACGTTTTATGAAATGGGGATAGCACTATTTTTCTATACCTAGTCAATCACTGTATGTTATGGTTGATAACTTTTCCACGTGATAGACTATGATTGGCCGAGAATAGCGAAACAGTGTTATCCCCAtttcatacaagtttttttGCCATGCACGACATTCTTTGGGTAATGAGAGAGTTTTGTCACCCACTGCCTTAAAGATAAATCCGAGATATGTGTAATCACTCCTAAATCATAGAACGAACCCTTAAATACTTGCAATCACCTGTAAATCATAAGCGAGTGTTTATCCGCATGTAAAAACTATAAGCCTAAATAATCTGATTGCTGTTTCTGTGACTTAAATGTTTCATGTTTGTCATGCGTTTAGAAAGTGAAAAACATGTTACAATTGAAGTAGTACTCAAGAACGAGCCTTTACTTATATTTGCAAAAATCTTCAACCCTTCTACTAGGAAAACTTATTAGGTCGTTTAAAACCTGTGTTGAGATGAAAATCATTGTTGCTTTCCTTTATTTACTGTTGATGTCAAAGAATCAAGGGTTCGGTGAGGAATCATAAATGTGGGTAATGGAGAAACATAAACCCCGCTGCATTGTCCTAATTGCTTCCTAACTCATGTATGAAATAGACCATTGGACCCCTACCTCACCATGATTTTCCCTCAGAAAGATCataaaaaatctttgaaagtTCCTTTTGTTCCCCAGACAAATCATAGCAAATTGGTAGGTGAgtcaaaagaaggaaaagcttAAAGTCTCCATTTTTCTCAATCTTTTTGAATATTGCATGGGAGAAAGCTTTTTGGCTCACGGAAAGAGCTTGGTGGAAAAGCAAAGTTCTTGAATTAGGGGCTGAATTTTTTGAATGATTCTAAGGGTCTACAGACCATGAAAAGATGTTTGTGTCTGTCTCGGATGAGGTGggcattctttttctttctccttttctagtaattaaaaaattgataaCTTCTTGACGTGAAAGACCATGATTGTGGAAGATCAACAAGATGATTACATAAAAATATCATGTgaaaataacacaaaataaagatttatTACTTGTCTTGCAGAcacaaaaaaggaagagaaaaaggtTGTTACTTGTTACATTCAATCAACTTTCCTCTTAAAACAAAAGGGTGTCAATTTattgctttttttgttgtcgAAAATTGATTGGAAAATAAGTTTGTCATGTCCCCATGCAGCCCAAATGACAAAGAATAGGGTACAGTTTGGTGGGTTATCTGGTGAGATTGGACCATTTTGAGCTGTGAATTTCGAATTGTCTTTAATTAGCAAAAACCAGCGGTAGGGGCCAACCcacatttataatttttcataaGAATCTAACAAGATTCTCATGAATATACTTCAAGTCCAAGATTATAGGTGAGGTAGGTATCTGTGTCTTTTTTACTCTCCTCTCACCCTTCCAAAGCAATCTCACCCTcacttgtttttattattattattattttattatgggGAGTTTAAGGacacaaaaggaaagagacaatAAATACATGCACCAAGGGTCCAAAGGGTATCGAAAGGGTATGAAgtggttcaaatttttacgTGTGGACTTTAGCACTCACACCCACATAGAGAATGTGTTTgccaatatatatgtttttcaaACCACAAGAATTGTGAGGATTTGATGATCTTCAAGTTTGTAAAATTAATGAGTATGTTGTTTGTTGTGTGATGTATGTGTGTGGGAGGAAAATAGTATGTATATGCTCCT
This window encodes:
- the LOC18789173 gene encoding mitogen-activated protein kinase kinase kinase NPK1 isoform X1, translated to MQDFVDLLRESLVRTQRREDGGGGRGGGGFGDLVGKIGSSIRKSRIGLFSKSPVRALPPAASKDDAQPIRWRKGELIGSGAFGRVYMGMNLDSGELIAVKQVLIAANSASKEKTQAHIRELEEEVKLLKNLSHPNIVRYLGTAREDDSLNILLEFVPGGSISSLLGKFGSFPESVIRMYTKQLLLGLEYLHKNGIMHRDIKGANILVDNKGCIKLADFGASKKVVELATINGAKSMKGTPYWMAPEVILQTGHSFSADIWSVGCTVIEMATGKPPWSQQYQEVAALFHIGTTKSHPPIPEHLSAEAKDFLLKCLEKEPNLRCAASELVQHPFVTGDYQEPRPVIRTSFMEAGNETATPGTDLKNFMNPSIRRSTCAGLKDICDMGTVRCSTVYPGSFSGGRSRWGATNNDDDDMCQIDDKDDIMLGSFAKFKSVVGPDDLNKSFNPMCEPTDDWPRKFDESLELERSGINFSPCQTIHEAYGTTGASDKVESEFTFPCGPSAEDDEEVTESKIRAFLDEKALDLKKLQTPLYEEFFSSMNGVGPPGAIGNADCVRVSNNLNLPPKSKSPSRAPSRRFSTAVDAAVPGKNIKNVSNTSGVHSRILHEIQPPQHSEWKQLPDDQKESFSLSASFSERQRKWKEELDQELERKREMMRQAGLGTNSPSPNNRILSRQRERLQAVFPGK
- the LOC18789173 gene encoding mitogen-activated protein kinase kinase kinase NPK1 isoform X2, which encodes MQDFVDLLRESLVRTQRREDGGGGRGGGGFGDLVGKIGSSIRKSRIGLFSKSPVRALPPAASKDDAQPIRWRKGELIGSGAFGRVYMGMNLDSGELIAVKQVLIAANSASKEKTQAHIRELEEEVKLLKNLSHPNIVRYLGTAREDDSLNILLEFVPGGSISSLLGKFGSFPESVIRMYTKQLLLGLEYLHKNGIMHRDIKGANILVDNKGCIKLADFGASKKVVELATINGAKSMKGTPYWMAPEVILQTGHSFSADIWSVGCTVIEMATGKPPWSQQYQEVAALFHIGTTKSHPPIPEHLSAEAKDFLLKCLEKEPNLRCAASELVQHPFVTGDYQEPRPVIRTSFMEAGNETATPGTDLKNLRSTCAGLKDICDMGTVRCSTVYPGSFSGGRSRWGATNNDDDDMCQIDDKDDIMLGSFAKFKSVVGPDDLNKSFNPMCEPTDDWPRKFDESLELERSGINFSPCQTIHEAYGTTGASDKVESEFTFPCGPSAEDDEEVTESKIRAFLDEKALDLKKLQTPLYEEFFSSMNGVGPPGAIGNADCVRVSNNLNLPPKSKSPSRAPSRRFSTAVDAAVPGKNIKNVSNTSGVHSRILHEIQPPQHSEWKQLPDDQKESFSLSASFSERQRKWKEELDQELERKREMMRQAGLGTNSPSPNNRILSRQRERLQAVFPGK
- the LOC18789173 gene encoding mitogen-activated protein kinase kinase kinase NPK1 isoform X3; this translates as MQDFVDLLRESLVRTQRREDGGGGRGGGGFGDLVGKIGSSIRKSRIGLFSKSPVRALPPAASKDDAQPIRWRKGELIGSGAFGRVYMGMNLDSGELIAVKQVLIAANSASKEKTQAHIRELEEEVKLLKNLSHPNIVRYLGTAREDDSLNILLEFVPGGSISSLLGKFGSFPESVIRMYTKQLLLGLEYLHKNGIMHRDIKGANILVDNKGCIKLADFGASKKVVELATINGAKSMKGTPYWMAPEVILQTGHSFSADIWSVGCTVIEMATGKPPWSQQYQEVAALFHIGTTKSHPPIPEHLSAEAKDFLLKCLEKEPNLRCAASELVQHPFVTGDYQEPRPVIRTSFMEAGNETATPGTDLKNLSTCAGLKDICDMGTVRCSTVYPGSFSGGRSRWGATNNDDDDMCQIDDKDDIMLGSFAKFKSVVGPDDLNKSFNPMCEPTDDWPRKFDESLELERSGINFSPCQTIHEAYGTTGASDKVESEFTFPCGPSAEDDEEVTESKIRAFLDEKALDLKKLQTPLYEEFFSSMNGVGPPGAIGNADCVRVSNNLNLPPKSKSPSRAPSRRFSTAVDAAVPGKNIKNVSNTSGVHSRILHEIQPPQHSEWKQLPDDQKESFSLSASFSERQRKWKEELDQELERKREMMRQAGLGTNSPSPNNRILSRQRERLQAVFPGK